The following DNA comes from Flammeovirgaceae bacterium.
AAAAAGAGGCCTTTCAATAGCCTCTTTTTTACACTTTTTAAACCAGTAGGTATTTAACCGAGCTTTTTTACGATCGCCTCAAAAGCTTCCGGCTGGTTGGCGGCCAGGTCTGCCAGTGCTTTCCTGTTGAGCTCGATGCCGGCTTTCTTTACTTTGCCCATGAACTCGGAATAAGACATGCCATGGAGCCTGGCCCCGGCATTTATCCTTTGTATCCACAGCGACCTGAAATCCCTCTTTCTGGCCTTGCGGTCCCTGTATGCGTACACAAGGCCTTTTTCAACGGCATTTTTGGCTACCGTCCAAACATTTTTCCTTCTTCCAAAATAGCCTTTGGCTAATTTGAGCACGCGTTTTCTTTTTGCCCGCGAGGCAACATTGTTTACTGAACGTGGCATTGGTTTTTCAATTTTTTGGCCATTGGCGCCCTGATTTAACGGGCCTTAATGCACAGTGGCCGGGTTTAACAATTACGGTGACTGCGTATCAATCACCCACCTAAAAAGCATACGGAAGCATTGGCTTGATATTCCCCTCGTCAACTTTTTTGACAGTGGTTTTTTGGGCCAAGTTCCTCTTCTGCTTGGTTTCCTTTTTTGTCAGGATGTGGTTCATATAAGCTTTCTTGCGCTTGATCTTGCCACTGCCAGTGATCTTAAACCTTTTCTTGGCACCCGACTTCGTCTTTAACTTTGGCATTTTATTTATACTTAAAAAAATTACTTTTTCGCTTTTGGCGCAATCATCATGTACATTCTTTTGCCCTCCAACTTGGGCATCAACTCCACCTTTCCATAATCCTCAAGCGATTGGGCAAACTTCAACAGGAGGATTTCCCCCCGTTCTTTGTACACAATCGACCTGCCCACAAAATGCACGTACGCCTTTACCTTCGACCCCTCCTTCAAAAAGTTGATGGCATGCTTTAGCTTAAAGTTAAAGTCATGGTCATCGGTGTTGGGCCCAAACCGGATCTCCTTGATTACCGTTTTTTGGGCATTTTGCTTTATCTCCTTCTGCTTCTTCTTCTGCTCGTACTTGAACTTGGAATAATCAATGATCTTGCACACCGGAGGCACCGCATTGGGCGATATCTCCACCAAGTCCAACCCTTGTTCTTTTGCCATTTTAATGGCCATCGAAGTGGAGTACACGTCCACTTTGATGTTGTCCCCAACGACCCTCACCTGAGGTGCCACTATCCTATCATTTACGCGATAAGGTTCTTCTATTACTCGCTGCCTGGGGCCCCTTCTGCCGAAAGGCCTTTTACTTCCTGGAAATACTGCCACTAAAAGGGTTTAAATTAAAAAAACAACCTGCCGGACCTGCCGACAGGGGTGCAAATATCGCTATATTTTGAACTTTTCAAAAGCACACCGGTACTTCTTTCCTTTCCCGGGCGGCCAAAAAAGCCAATATCCGCCATCAGAGGGGGGGCTTGCTTTCCTCCGCAAAATGGGCGGCAAACCCTTCCAGGTCCATCGTGCCCTGGTCACCGGCCCCATGCCTCCTTACCGATACCTCGCGGTTGGCTACCTCCTTCTCCCCTACGATAAGCATAAAGGGCACTTTGCCCACCTCCGCGTCCCTGATCTTGCGGCCTATCTTTTCGTCCCTGTCATCGGCATAGCCCCTGATGTCCTTGCTTTTAAGCGTTTCCACCACCTCATGGGCATAGTCGTTGAAACGCTCTGAAATGGGCAGCACGGCAATTTGGTCCGGGGACAGCCACAAGGGGAAGTTGCCGGCACAATGCTCGATCAAAATGGCCACAAAACGCTCCAGCGAGCCGAAAGGTGCCCGGTGGATCATCACGGGCGTGTGCCTCTGGTTGTCCGAACCCACATACTCCAGCCCAAACCGCTGTGGAAGCTGGTAGTCTACCTGTATGGTGCCCAATTGCCAGTTGCGGCCAAGG
Coding sequences within:
- the rplT gene encoding 50S ribosomal protein L20, whose product is MPRSVNNVASRAKRKRVLKLAKGYFGRRKNVWTVAKNAVEKGLVYAYRDRKARKRDFRSLWIQRINAGARLHGMSYSEFMGKVKKAGIELNRKALADLAANQPEAFEAIVKKLG
- the rpmI gene encoding 50S ribosomal protein L35, with the protein product MPKLKTKSGAKKRFKITGSGKIKRKKAYMNHILTKKETKQKRNLAQKTTVKKVDEGNIKPMLPYAF
- a CDS encoding translation initiation factor IF-3 — translated: MAVFPGSKRPFGRRGPRQRVIEEPYRVNDRIVAPQVRVVGDNIKVDVYSTSMAIKMAKEQGLDLVEISPNAVPPVCKIIDYSKFKYEQKKKQKEIKQNAQKTVIKEIRFGPNTDDHDFNFKLKHAINFLKEGSKVKAYVHFVGRSIVYKERGEILLLKFAQSLEDYGKVELMPKLEGKRMYMMIAPKAKK